The Deltaproteobacteria bacterium HGW-Deltaproteobacteria-4 genome segment GGCAGCACGCACTTCTTCGACCCGCTCGCGGGAGATCTGTATGGGGACGAGGTCGGGATCGGGGAAGTAGCGGTAGTCGTGCGCCTCCTCCTTGCCGCGCATGGAGCGGGTGGTGCCGCTCTCGGCGTCGTAAAGGCGGGTCTCCTGCACCACCCGGCCACCGTCTTCGATGAGCTCGGCCTGGCGCTCGACCTCGTATTCGATCGCCTGCTTGATAAAGCGGAAGGAGTTGATGTTCTTGATCTCGGCGCGGGTGCCGTACTCCGGCTGTCCCCAGGGACGGATCGAGACGTTGGCGTCGCAACGGAAGGAGCCCTCTTCGAGGTTGCCGTCACAGACGCCGAGATAGATGACGATCTGGCGCAGTTGCTTGAGGTAGGCGATGGCTTCGTCGGCACTGCGCATGTCCGGCTCGGAGACGACTTCGAGGAGGGGCGTGCAGGCGCGATTGAGATCGACGTAGCTGTCGCGCCCGGTTGCCGCCCCTTCGCCGTGCAGGAGCTTGCCGGCATCTTCTTCCATGTGGATACGGGTGATGCCGAGACGCTTGCTCCCCTTTTCCGTCTCGATATCGAGCCAGCCGCCGATGCAGATCGGCTCTTCAAACTGGGAGATCTGGTACCCCTTGGGGAGGTCGGGGTAGAAGTAGTTCTTGCGGGCAAAGATCGAGCGTTCGGCTATAGTGCAATTGGTCGCCAGCCCGGCCATGATCGCGAATTCGACAACCTTCTCGTTCAGGACCGGCAGGGCGCCGGGGAGGCCGAGGCAGACCGGACAGGTCTGGGTATTCGGTTCACTGCCGAAACGAGTCGAGCAGCCGCAGAAGATCTTGGTCTGGGTCTGGAGCTGGACATGGACTTCCAGTCCGATGACGACTTCATATTTGGATGACATGGGAAGAATCCTTTTCATTGCAGGGGCAAATGACTGGGCGACTCACGAGTCGCCCCTACAAAATCGCCTGACGCTGGTGCCACTCGGTCGCCTGTTCATAGGCATAGGCGGCCTGGAGCAGGGTCGCTTCGGCAAAGGGCCGACCGATCAGCTGCAGGCCGATCGGCAGTCCGCCGGCCGAGAACCCGCAGGGGAGGCTAAGGGCGCAGGTCCCGGCAAGGTTGACCGGGATGGTGAAGATATCCGAGAGATACATCTGCAGCGGGTCGGCGGTCTTTTCGCCGAGGCGAAAAGCCGGAGTCGGCGCCACCGGCGACAGGAGAACATCAACCTGATCGAAAGCGTCGATGATGTCTTTGCGGATCAGAGTGCGGGCCTTCTGCGCCTTGAGGTAATACGCGTCATAATAGCCGGCAGAGAGGGCGTAGGTGCCGAGCATGATGCGACGCTTGACCTCGGCGCCGAAACCGGCGGCACGACTGCGGCAGTAAAGGGCGTTGAGCCCCTCCCCTTCATCGACGCGCAATCCAAAACGGATCCCGTCGTAGCGGGCGAGATTGCTCGACGCCTCGGCGGTGGCGATCAGGTAGTAACAGGCGACTGCATACTCGGTATGCGGCAGTGAGATCTCGACGAACTCGGCGCCGAGTCCGGCAAGGACGCGTTGCGCCTCCTCCAGTGCCGCCTTGACCTCGGGATCGAGTCCGGCACCGAAATACTCGCGGGGGAGGCCGATGCGCAACCCCTTGACGCCCGTCTCAAGACTGGCGAGATAGTCGGGGACCGGGGTATTAACCGAGGTCGAATCAAGGGGATCATAGCCGGCAATCGCCTGGGTCAGGATCGCGCAGTCGCGCACGTCGCGGGTCAGCGGCCCGACCTGGTCGAGGGAGGAGGCATAAGCGATGACGCCGTAGCGGGAGACGCGGCCGTAGGTCGGCTTGAGGCCGACGACGCCGCAATGCGCGGCCGGCTGACGGATCGAGCCACCGGTGTCGGTACCGAGGGCAGCCACAGCGGTACGGGCGGCGACGCAGGCAGCAGAGCCGCCGGAGGAACCGCCGGTGACATAGTCACGGTTCCAGGGATTGCGCACCACGCCAAATGCGCTGTTTTCATTGGAGCTCCCCATGGCGAACTCATCCATATTGACCTTGCCGAGGAGAACGGCGCCGCTGTCGTAGAGACGCTGTACCGCTGTCCCGTCGTAAGGAGGAAGGTAATCCGTAAGAATCTTCGAAGCGCAGGTGGTGCGGATCCCCTTGGTCACGAAGATATCCTTCAGCGCCAGCGGGATGCCGGTCAGGGGCCGGGCGGCGCCGCCCGCCAGTTCGCGATCCGCAGCGAGGGCGGCGGTACGGGCCGTTTCAGCAGCAACGGTGATGTAGGCGTTGATCTCACCGTCAACATCGTCGATCCGGGCGAGATAAGCGTCGCACAGCTCCGAGGCACTGATTTTGCCGCTGCGCAACAGAGTCTGCAGTTGAGAAATACTGTAATCGATTAATGGCATAGGTTTCATCCGTTCACTCAATAACTTTCGGCACCCGGAAGGTGCCGTCTGCACTCTTCGGCGCCGCCGCCATAACCGCATCCCGCTCCAGTGAGGGGCGCAGCTGGTCAGCGCGGAAAGCGTTCGCCATCGGCACGGCATGGGCGGTCGGGACAATCCCGTCGGTATCGAGATTGGCGAGGGTCGCGACATATGCGAGCATGGCATCCATATCCGCAGCCATGCGCTCGATATCAGGGTCTGAGAGGGTCAGTTTCGCCAGTTTGGCGACCTTTTTCACCTCATCCGCAGTGATCTTCATAGAGTCTCTCCTTTAAGCAGCAGGGCATTAAATAACATGCAGGGATGATGCTGACAAGAGTTGTGCGATAAAAAAAGCCCCTGAACTGGGCGTCAGGGGCTTGATGGAACATTGAATCCGTTAACTTTTAGAAAAGCGCGTTCTTCGCCAGAGCAATAACACCGCCCGGCAGGATTCCCATGTAGAGGACACCGGCCACGGCGATTACGATGGAGGCGACGACCGGAGCCGACATCTTGACCCACTCGAACTCTTCGGTCGGGGCCTTGAAGTACATGGCGACCATGATCCGCAGGTAGTAATAAAGGGAGACCGCGGAGTTAAGGACACCGATGACCGCCAGCCAGATATAACCGGCCTTGACCGCGCCGGCAAAGATATAAAACTTACCGGCAAAACCGGCCGTCGGCGGAATCCCCATCAGCGAGAAGAGGAAGATAACCATGGCGATCGCCAGCCACGGACGCTTGTAGCCAAAACCGGCAAAGCCGTCGAGGGTCAGATTCTCTTCACCCTTTTTACCGACCAGAACCAGGACAGCAAAGGCGCCGAGATTCATGAAGGTGTAGGCGAGCATGTAAAAGAGGATGCCCGAGACACCGATCTCATTGGCTGCGACGATCCCGACCAGTGCATAACCGGCATGCGCAATCGACGAATAAGCGAGGGTTCGCTTGATGTCGGTCTGATAGATGGCAATAACGTTACCGACGACCATGGTCAGAACAGCAATGATCCAGAGGAGGGATGTCCACTCTGCTTTCATGCCGCCAAGGCCGAGGATGAGGATACGGATGAAACCGGCAAAGGCAGCCGCTTTCGGACCGGCACTCATGAACGCGGTGATCGGGGTCGGCGCTCCCTGATAGGTATCCGGGGTCCACATGTGGAAGGGAGCCGCGGCAATTTTGAAGAGGAAGCCGGTGGAGAGGAGGAGGAGACCGGCCACTGCCATCGGATTGGTGATCGCACCCGGGTTGGCAGAGATAAACTCGCCCATACGTGCCAGATCGATCGTGCCGGTCACGCCATAAAGGAGGGCAATTCCGTACAGGAGGAAACCGGTAGAGAATGCGCCGAGCAGGAAGTACTTGAGGCCTGCTTCATTTGACTTGAGCTGACCGCGGAAAAAACCGGCAAGGACATAAAGGGAGACCGAAAGAACCTCTAATCCGAGGAAGATCATCATCAGGTTGGTCCCTGAGGCCATCCACATCGAACCGGCGGTTGCAAAGAGGATCAGCGTGTAGAACTCGCCAACCGGGTAGCCTTCCCGCTTGAGATAATCATCCGACATCAGGATTGTCAAACCGGCGGCAACCAGGAAGATGATATTGAAGAAGGTAGCATAATTGTCGAGAGCCACCCCGCCGGCAAAGCCGAATTCGGGTTTATTCCAGGCCGCTATAGAGACAAAGCCGGTAACAACGATAGCAACGAGGCTGAACCATGCCGCCGGAGTTGATTTGCCGCGGGGCATGAAAGCATTCATCAGCAATAGAACCATGCCGAAAGAACAGAGGACGAGCGAAGGGAGTATCGCATCGAAATTCACGTTCTGCATGGCGATTTGGACCAGATTTTCCATGAAAGAGCTCCTCCGGAGTCGATAAATTCCAGATCAGTAAATGTTACTGGTGACCCTGCGGCGGCATACCAGGATGTGTTAAGCGCGGATTACCGAGAGAATGTCCACCTGTACTGGCCGGGATAACCATGGCCACCTGCTGGCTCTTGACCTGCTTGATCAGATTCTCCAGAGCCGGATTCATTTTGTCAAAGAAGGTGTTGGGATAAACGCCGATCCAGAAGACAAAGACCAGCAGCGGCACCATCAGGGTAATCTCTCTAGCGGAGAGATCTTTCAAATCGGCGTTCTTCGGATTGTTGCACTCACCGAACATAACGCGCTGATACATCCAGAGCATGTAAACTGCTGCAAAGATGACCCCGGTGGTGGCGACAACTGCGTACCAGCGGAGCTCACTTTCAAAGGCGCCAAGGATCGCAAGAAATTCACCGACAAAACCATTCGTCCCGGGCAGGCCGATTGAGGAGAAGGTCATAATCATGAAGATCGTCGCAAAGATCGGCATCTTCTTGGCCAGACCGCCGAATTCGTTGATCTCACGGGTATGGCGACGCTCATATAGGAAGCCGACGATAAGGAAGAGTGCACCGGTCGAGATACCGTGATTGATCATCTGCAGCATGCCGCCCGCCATCCCTTGCAGGTTCATGGCGAAGACACCGAGCATGACAAAACCGAGATGCGAGACGGACGAGTAGGCGACGAGTTTCTTGACATCGTCCTGCATCATCGCCACCAAGGCACCGTAGATGATGCCAATCACGGCCAGGGTCGCGAGGAGGGGCGTGAAGGTCTGCATCGCCTCAGGGAAGAGGGGGATAGCAAAGCGGACATATCCGTAGGTACCCATCTTCAGCAGAACGGCGGCGAGGATGACCGAACCGGCGGTCGGAGCTTCGGTATGCGCATCCGGCAACCAGGTATGTAAGGGGAACATCGGTACTTTAATGGCGAAGCTGAAGGCAAAGGCGAGGAAGAGCCAGGTCTGGAGATTGCCCGGTATGCCGAGTTTGTAGAATTCGACGATCGAGAAGCCGTCCGTGGCAATACCGGTCTTTACCCCGTAGTAATAAACATAGATGATGGCGACCAGCATGAGCAGGGAGCCGACGGCCGTGTAGAGGAAGAATTTCACCGCTGCATAGATACGGTTTTTTCCACCCCAGATACCGATGAGGAAGTACATCGGAATCAGCATCAATTCCCAGAAGATGTAGAAAAGGAAGAGATCGATGGAGACGAAGGCGCCTAGCATCGCGGTTTCAAGCAGCAGGAGCATTGCCATGAAACCCTTGACGTTCTTGTCGACCGCATGCCAGGTCGAGAGAACGGCGATCGGCATGATGAAGGTTGTCAGCATCACCAGCCAGAGGCTGATGCCATCGACGCCAACGTTGTAATTCATCTGGAAGAAATCGCCGATGCTGATCCACTTGCTGAATTCAGTGTAGTGCATCGCCGCCGAGGTCTTGAAGACATCGTCAAATGCGAGTGGCAGACTGATCATGAAGGTAATGATTGTCACCACCAAGGTCCAGACCTTGAGGGCATTCTCTTTCGCACCCGGCATGAAAAGCAGGATGGCGAGTCCTACAAGCGGGAAGAAAGTCATCCAACTGAGAAGATTTTGCATGGGGTATCAGCTCCTTGGTTCTCTATCGAAAGCTGCCAGACGCAACTATTTAAAGACGTAATACGCGATGATGACAAAGACACCGATGACCATGGTCATCGCATAACTGGCGATCAGTCCGGACTGGGTATAACGCATACCCCGGGCACAGGCTTCGACCGTCGCTGCGACACCGTTAACCACACCGTCAACCACCTTGACATCAAAGCCTTTCCA includes the following:
- a CDS encoding Asp-tRNA(Asn)/Glu-tRNA(Gln) amidotransferase GatCAB subunit B yields the protein MSSKYEVVIGLEVHVQLQTQTKIFCGCSTRFGSEPNTQTCPVCLGLPGALPVLNEKVVEFAIMAGLATNCTIAERSIFARKNYFYPDLPKGYQISQFEEPICIGGWLDIETEKGSKRLGITRIHMEEDAGKLLHGEGAATGRDSYVDLNRACTPLLEVVSEPDMRSADEAIAYLKQLRQIVIYLGVCDGNLEEGSFRCDANVSIRPWGQPEYGTRAEIKNINSFRFIKQAIEYEVERQAELIEDGGRVVQETRLYDAESGTTRSMRGKEEAHDYRYFPDPDLVPIQISRERVEEVRAALPELPIAKMERFVSELGLPARDAEILIAEQEIARYFDACVAAGAQPKAAANWILGDLSRNLNNAGISITACKVTPALLVGMLQRIDDGTISGKQAKIVFEKMWESGTEADTIIDSEGLRQVSDSGAIEGFIATIIAANPAQVADYKGGNEKIFGFFVGQVMKASKGQANPAAVNELLKKKLAE
- the gatA gene encoding Asp-tRNA(Asn)/Glu-tRNA(Gln) amidotransferase GatCAB subunit A (allows the formation of correctly charged Asn-tRNA(Asn) or Gln-tRNA(Gln) through the transamidation of misacylated Asp-tRNA(Asn) or Glu-tRNA(Gln) in organisms which lack either or both of asparaginyl-tRNA or glutaminyl-tRNA synthetases; reaction takes place in the presence of glutamine and ATP through an activated phospho-Asp-tRNA(Asn) or phospho-Glu-tRNA), with product MPLIDYSISQLQTLLRSGKISASELCDAYLARIDDVDGEINAYITVAAETARTAALAADRELAGGAARPLTGIPLALKDIFVTKGIRTTCASKILTDYLPPYDGTAVQRLYDSGAVLLGKVNMDEFAMGSSNENSAFGVVRNPWNRDYVTGGSSGGSAACVAARTAVAALGTDTGGSIRQPAAHCGVVGLKPTYGRVSRYGVIAYASSLDQVGPLTRDVRDCAILTQAIAGYDPLDSTSVNTPVPDYLASLETGVKGLRIGLPREYFGAGLDPEVKAALEEAQRVLAGLGAEFVEISLPHTEYAVACYYLIATAEASSNLARYDGIRFGLRVDEGEGLNALYCRSRAAGFGAEVKRRIMLGTYALSAGYYDAYYLKAQKARTLIRKDIIDAFDQVDVLLSPVAPTPAFRLGEKTADPLQMYLSDIFTIPVNLAGTCALSLPCGFSAGGLPIGLQLIGRPFAEATLLQAAYAYEQATEWHQRQAIL
- the gatC gene encoding Asp-tRNA(Asn)/Glu-tRNA(Gln) amidotransferase GatCAB subunit C (allows the formation of correctly charged Asn-tRNA(Asn) or Gln-tRNA(Gln) through the transamidation of misacylated Asp-tRNA(Asn) or Glu-tRNA(Gln) in organisms which lack either or both of asparaginyl-tRNA or glutaminyl-tRNA synthetases; reaction takes place in the presence of glutamine and ATP through an activated phospho-Asp-tRNA(Asn) or phospho-Glu-tRNA; some Mycoplasma proteins contain an N-terminal fusion to an unknown domain): MKITADEVKKVAKLAKLTLSDPDIERMAADMDAMLAYVATLANLDTDGIVPTAHAVPMANAFRADQLRPSLERDAVMAAAPKSADGTFRVPKVIE
- a CDS encoding NADH-quinone oxidoreductase subunit N; the protein is MENLVQIAMQNVNFDAILPSLVLCSFGMVLLLMNAFMPRGKSTPAAWFSLVAIVVTGFVSIAAWNKPEFGFAGGVALDNYATFFNIIFLVAAGLTILMSDDYLKREGYPVGEFYTLILFATAGSMWMASGTNLMMIFLGLEVLSVSLYVLAGFFRGQLKSNEAGLKYFLLGAFSTGFLLYGIALLYGVTGTIDLARMGEFISANPGAITNPMAVAGLLLLSTGFLFKIAAAPFHMWTPDTYQGAPTPITAFMSAGPKAAAFAGFIRILILGLGGMKAEWTSLLWIIAVLTMVVGNVIAIYQTDIKRTLAYSSIAHAGYALVGIVAANEIGVSGILFYMLAYTFMNLGAFAVLVLVGKKGEENLTLDGFAGFGYKRPWLAIAMVIFLFSLMGIPPTAGFAGKFYIFAGAVKAGYIWLAVIGVLNSAVSLYYYLRIMVAMYFKAPTEEFEWVKMSAPVVASIVIAVAGVLYMGILPGGVIALAKNALF
- a CDS encoding NADH-quinone oxidoreductase subunit M, translating into MQNLLSWMTFFPLVGLAILLFMPGAKENALKVWTLVVTIITFMISLPLAFDDVFKTSAAMHYTEFSKWISIGDFFQMNYNVGVDGISLWLVMLTTFIMPIAVLSTWHAVDKNVKGFMAMLLLLETAMLGAFVSIDLFLFYIFWELMLIPMYFLIGIWGGKNRIYAAVKFFLYTAVGSLLMLVAIIYVYYYGVKTGIATDGFSIVEFYKLGIPGNLQTWLFLAFAFSFAIKVPMFPLHTWLPDAHTEAPTAGSVILAAVLLKMGTYGYVRFAIPLFPEAMQTFTPLLATLAVIGIIYGALVAMMQDDVKKLVAYSSVSHLGFVMLGVFAMNLQGMAGGMLQMINHGISTGALFLIVGFLYERRHTREINEFGGLAKKMPIFATIFMIMTFSSIGLPGTNGFVGEFLAILGAFESELRWYAVVATTGVIFAAVYMLWMYQRVMFGECNNPKNADLKDLSAREITLMVPLLVFVFWIGVYPNTFFDKMNPALENLIKQVKSQQVAMVIPASTGGHSLGNPRLTHPGMPPQGHQ